Proteins from one Cryptomeria japonica chromosome 4, Sugi_1.0, whole genome shotgun sequence genomic window:
- the LOC131050917 gene encoding abscisic acid and environmental stress-inducible protein TAS14: MADSNAPEQQDRGLFGKNKDEKTAQQQQQQQGECGIGEKKGGGLVDKIKENLPGQKKEGQVIHEDKQEKQGGGMMDKIKEKFPGQKKEGL, from the coding sequence ATGGCGGATTCAAATGCACCAGAGCAGCAGGATCGTGGGCTGTTTGGGAAAAACAAAGACGAAAAGACGgcgcagcagcagcagcagcagcaaggTGAGTGTGGGATTGGAGAGAAGAAAGGAGGAGGTTTGGTAGACAAGATAAAAGAGAATCTTCCTGGGCAGAAGAAAGAAGGGCAAGTGATCCATGAAGACAAACAAGAGAAGCAAGGAGGAGGGATGATGGACAAGATTAAGGAAAAGTTTCCTGGACAAAAGAAAGAAGGCCTGTAG